DNA sequence from the Melitaea cinxia chromosome 25, ilMelCinx1.1, whole genome shotgun sequence genome:
AACCCGCGTAACACTATTTCTGACATGacgaaaaaatgtgttttgATACCTTAGCATTTTAATCCAAATGATCATAGTATTAAAATGTATGCaggtgtattttttattgaaaaaaataaataaaataaaaatgataattctACTACCcatcattagatataactcaaaaactactcgtcatATTTTGATCAAATTTCAATGGGATTACACGAGACACGACAAGCACAAGCTttcaaatactaaaaaaatcatcaaaatcggtaaactcaGTAACACTTTTGCCGTAGCACACATAAAAAgtaatcgaattaagaacctccttttttgatgtcagtaaaatgtttttttttgcaggATCCAGACGGTTCTATAATGAAATCACTCGGACAAAACGAGCAACTTTTATCAGACATAgacatcataaaaataaatagtgtcTATGGTATTAAGTGCTTTCTGGACCGACGGAAGGAGtacagataaagaaaaatattaaaaaataaataaacgaataacaaaaaagtattcattgatctcttttatttaaccaataattgtgtttgcgggcaaacgaagaaaaaccgacttcaatcatatcgacaagtaagacatcgtaggtagacaaaaaaaagtcaagtaaatacgcattatcaaaaattactccaaaagttgtattcagatctcgatgaaatttaaatgtgaccacatgataaacatcggctttcgtttaaataaaaatcatcaaaatcggtacacccagtaaaaagttatgcggatttttgagagtttcccacgatttctctaagatcccatcatcagatcctagtttccttatcatggtaccaaactaggtatatctccattctaacaaaaaaagaattatcaaaatcggttcataaacgacggagttatccccgaacatacataaaaaaaatgtatacggtcgaattgagtaacctcctcctttttttgaagccggttaaaaataCACTGAGTAGAGattaattaagatttatttatgaCGCACAGCTTCCGAATGCTTGCAACAAATTGGATAAACAatctttttttgtgttacaagaaaattattaatatttagaaaattcAAAAGTTCACGCCTCATACACTCCCTTAAAATATTGCTTGCAGCTTATTAAAAGCACGCTCTAATTCTAATAGCTTGTTTAGGAACTACACCAATCGACCATACAACAATGATAAGTTCGATTAGTTGATGTTGGTCTGGCAGATAATCGCCGGgccgaggtggcgaatgctagcgcgaccccatctcaccccacccaggcggacgactgctcacacgtggtggttttttagtcagtaggagtctgacattaCCCTCTGGTGCCCCCGCACTgaagggtatccatgatggattttccccacgtaaaaagaTGGTCTCGCTGATAATTACAGATGGCTCtgattctattatattatgataaaaactatgaacttttaaaaaagttattgaaaattttagttgtttttattattagaaatataactttatttaatatttttttgtataaaaaacatttaagttaacattaaaacatttaaattacaatttaactaAACGATCTACGTACTACTTTCGTCttaacattttaacaaattttgccACCTAAAAATCATACTAAATTTACTGGCATAAAGAAAAATCCAACAGATTCTAGTTTTAACGTataaagattatatattttctttttgttaacttataatgaaaaacatatttaagaattaaaaaaaatcttaaataatattaggcTATATGTGACTAAATCTTTGCTTTCTCTAGAATAGGCGCGAAATTTCACTTTTGTGATTATTTTCTATACCTATTGTTAAGTATTAGTACTtcctaaatatttatacaaaggttttttatttgtcGTAGGTACTTTGGTATAAATTTGCTTCATAGAAATGGATTGTGAATATggcgaatattttttaataaaaatgttttatatgtgtggcgacatctatcgcgcgaaatacgaacgactacaaacaacgtaattaaagaaaactgacgtatgctacatcgagctatcagagttttcaaagtgattatgtatatatacaagatcccgacaacaaccgttgggccaatagcccgccagacacaacacccgtctacTTATCAAGAAGCAACTTTATCAAGAAGCAGTGAAACAGACCCTAAgtcactcaaaaagtatttattactgATACGATGACCGTTTATAACAATTTGTATTgactaaacaaaaaatatttataacaagttataattatactagctaacctggcgaacttcgtacagcattatttgttttacacatatatattattaaacatatatattcacgaatatatatatcgaaataaaatattgccgatagcttaaacaaaataaaaaacaaaatctaaacAGGAACATCCTAATCACGTAGCGGTATGAAATTTACTTTACGATATCAATATGTTCTCATACTTATCAAATTTAATAACCAATTCATAAAAATCTGCCGAATCGTTTCGGAGGAGCATGAACACAAACACTGTtacgagatttttataaaaaatataaaaaagtaaaaaaaagaaccATGTAAAGTAATAGTGTTATATTATAGTTGTTATATTATCCACTAGAGGGCAGTagcagtttatttttataaataattttgatgattcttgttttaatcgaaagctaatgcttttGTTGTGGTACTtaccatttaaattatatcgagatctaatgactacttattgagcaatctttgataacatatattatatttgttatattgtatattgcgtctacttacgttgtattacttgtcgatttaattgaagtcgttttttttctgtttacaagcaaatataattatttataggcACTAGGTGATCGTATTGTAAtcgtatccgtatccgtatgGCAACACGTTTGTCAAGTCAGCTAGTGTTAGATAAGATTTTATACTATACGcagttaaaaacaattttgtaactggttaaaacaaataaaaaatggcgGCAATTTCTATCTTCCGCACTGTTACGGTAAAATTTCTTACAAGTaaggttatttaaatttatttatatttaaaaaaatctatctgtttttattttcgctaatgtaatatgaaaataggttaatgaattaatattttgataaatggtTATGAAATGATTGTCTCCAAAAAGGATAGCATTCAATTCATTGCGAGTTAGAAAGAGACAAAAAAGTTTGACGTCATAACTTTATCAGCCTTTTACTAGTGCTCTGGGTGgtcatgtaataaaattttcccTGATTTGAGAtggtacaaaatatataaatcattatttaactttttataactgtatttaataataagaaaaaaaaattggaattttaACGTCAATCTTGTAGAATATGACTGAAAATACTCAACGAAACACTTATTTCTTACTTAAAATCTATTGTTATTCATTTACGATACACACTTTTTACTACATTGAATAAGTAATCACACTAATCACTTAAGCGCCACTTATTAGGTAGCAACGTTAGaagcacaataattaaacaataactgcttctttacttacaaattatcatatttataggataACAATCCCGCCAATAGATTACAAACATGGTGGGAACTAATAAGAAAATTGGTCTTAATTATTTGGAAGATGGTGTCGCCATCTGTATGCTCTTCCGAcacttcaacaaataaaaatcacagtAAGAAtaatacaatcttataaaattattagaagaataaatttaaattatagcagtatttattttgtaaaacagaTAACAACGATAacgactgactaatcgtaaataaatattaaccatTCAGAAGATGGTGTCACCATATCTGTATTGTTGcggtattaaacaaataaacaataatagtaatattaactcaaaatccaatattttaattgtcAGAATGACAAATTTTAATGCTAACACTGTTTATAAAATTTCGAATCCCACACGAGTTATCTAAAAAATTAGTATTTCTACTGCAGTAAATTGAACTTTAAAACTACTGAAATCATAAAGTTAtacttttaataacaataaattgctctgctttgtttgaaatattatttaataataatttattgtaataaattattaagtttttttaatgaattgataTAAATACTTAGTTATAGGCTACAGTTTTTACGAAATCTtacacctattttttttttcattttttgtaacTCAATCTTATAACTATTGACTTTgttaagtaaaaacaaaatatgcaTTAACATATAAACGCACACATTATATGTAACGTAATATATAGTTGTTGTTCATACATCAcatttacttacaatattaatgaaataaacattaCTTCCTATCAGACGAGGTTGGTCAAGCAGTGGTCTCAACTGTGGTTTttgttaatctaatatataagaTTCTCGTATCGTGGTgattgtagttaaactcctccgaaacggcttgaccgattctcatgaaattttgtgtgcatatcgggtagatctgagaatcgaacaacatctatttttcatacccctaagttataaggggggggggggttaagagggttaatgacatatattgcaaaacaacgtttgcggggtcagctagtcacttttataaaaatctctTATGATGACGATGCATGATCGCAACATGTACTAACGTGTGTTTCAAAAGTTAGGGCTTTTGATTATAGTACTGTTATTTAATTGTGAAATATTCCGTGGAAATGTAAACTATTCTATGGCTGTCTAACTAAACATTTGTATGTGTTGTTGTGTGTAAGTTAACATTTTTGTTTGTGTGAGACAATAATATCTTATCGAAGTTCTATATTATTTGCTATTTCTTATCAACACTACGAaaccaaaataaattttgaatacaaaaccttttttgttttgtttataaaaaatataaacttaatcaaaataatttccTTAACATGGCAACACTGTTCTAGAAACGTCCTTGAATACTGCTCTGTGATTGGCTAGTTTTGATATCGAGAACATTCTTGAATGTGATTGGGTATATATAAAGGCGCGCAACGGTTTTTAGACTTTCAAATTTACCGGTaaaagacgaaagtgatggtgtttaaTTGAACGAAAATGGTTGCGATCGGTATAGATTTAGGTACGTCGTGTTCATGTGTAGCCGTGTGGCGTGATAATGATGTGCATGTGATACCTAACGAACAGGGAAATCATATAACTCCGTCCTACGTGGCGTTCACACAGCGGGAACGCTTGATAGGCGAGCCCGCGAAAAATCAAGCGTCCGTAAACGCGGTGAATACGATTTTCGGCGTGAAAAGAATTATCGGGCGCGGGTTTTACGAACCCGGCTTGCAAGaggatttaaaaaatttaccataCACAGTTCTAAATGACAACGGTAAGCCGAAAATACGTGTTAACTATAGGGGTAAGATAAGATTGTTCGCGCCCGAAGAAATAAGTGCTATGATCGTTTTCAGGATGAAACAGATCGCGGAGAAGTTTTTAGGGTGTAAAGTTGATAAAGCTGTCATAACCGTACCGGCTTATTTCAGTGATTATCAGCGTCAAGCCACAAAGTTTGCCGGTCAGATAGCTGGCTTAGAAGTTATTAGGATAATTAATGAACCGACTGCCGCCGCTTTAGCGTACGGCTTAAATAAGGATATGAGTGGGGAAAAGAACGTGCTTGTCTATGATTTAGGAGGTGGTACATTTGATGTGTCAATTTTGAGTATTGGTGAAGAGTCTGTGTACCAAGTGAAGGCAGCCACTGGTAATATTAGACTGGGGGGTGAAGATTTTGATAATCGTATTGTGGCGCATTTAATTGGTGATGTTCGGAAACGACACGGTAAGGAAGTAAAAAGCCCTCGAGCGTTACGGCGGCTTAAAACTGCTGCTGAAAGGGCTAAGCGATTGCTGACGTCTGCTAACGAAGACATTGTCCAAGTAGAAACACTTTGTGAAGGAATCGACTATTACGCGACGATTACCCGCGCCGAATTTGAGAGAATCTGTTCAGACTTACTTACAGATACCCTTCATTACGTCGATCAAGCGTTATTTGATGCTGGGATGACTAAGAAGGATATCAACGATGTTATATTAGTGGGAGGTAGTACGAGAATACCAAAGATAAAACAAATGATTAGTCAGTTCTTCAATGGCGTAGATTTAACGGCTTCTGTCAATCCGGATGAGGCTATTGCGTGTGGAGCAGCTATCCAAGCAGCTATAGTATCTGGTGACACAAGTGAGAGGctaaaaaaattactgttaaTCGATGTCGTGCCATTGTCGTTGGGTGTTGAAACGGGTCACGGCTTAATGTTCACCGTACTACGACGCAACACACCCATACCGTGCAGCCACGTTAGGCAAATAACCACATTAGAAGATTACCAAGACGCTATGAATATTGAAGTGTACGAAGGAGAGAGACCTCTGACTAAAGACAATAATTTGCTTGGCGCGTTCGATCTCCATCATATACCTCCAGCACCAAGAGGAGTCGCCAAGATTGATGTCACGTTTGAGGTCGACGTAAACGGTATATTGACGGTTTCCACCACAGACAGGACAACTGGTCATTTTAAAAGTGTGACGATAAACAATGCTAATAGACTGACTCAACAAGAGGTCTGCAAAATGATTGCAGACGCTGAGAAGTTCAGAGAGGAAGATGAGGAGAACAGGGTACGTTTGGAAGTGAGGAACCAGCTTGAAACGTACATATACAACGCTAAAAGAATCATGGATGACAATTCTGAAGAGATAACTGCTGAGGAACATTACAATATTACGGATGAATGTGCGAGAGAATTAGCTTGGTTGGAAGCGAACCCCGACTGCATGCGGGAAGAGTATGAAAGAAGGATGTCAGAGTTATTAAAACGCTGGGCATTGAAACTGAGGAGGGTTGAGCAGACAGGACAAATATACAAAAGACACAGGAATGATATTGGATTCTCTGATCCTGGGCATTAGAACACgtaatatgattattattattattagataattagAGTTTTGACTTTTTCCAAGTTTTTCCGGGGCTCTATATATCTGTGCTTGTGTCGGTAAGTACCCACTCTTGATATATTTcagtttattcatattttttgtatatgcaTTGCTTttacatatcaaaaattatcattttagcTTTAAGATGACGCTTCAAGGACGAAAATTCTTTTGTGTTTGTTATGATTGTTGTGTGCTCGATTCTCTTCCCGAATAATgtaatacacatttatttatatatagaatattgatatgtaaatttattcaataatatattgaagaagaaattaaaaaaacaaatatcataaCTAAGATATTCAGTTAGTAagaattgactagcccgttggggTAGTTTGTAAGTACTTCGCTTTCTTTTccggtaatatatatattaaaaatattgctatATCAGTCCACTATTATCTAcgacacaagcattaagttgtctACCTTAAGAACAGACAACTGTGTGTGTatgctaaaaatatttacttgttaATTTGTCTTGTTTAATGTATCATTTATAGATCATTTAcagtgtatattttaaaactttgtattttcgaattttcgaaaacttaaaataattgcgATGCCATCTTGaatctggatgtaatatttatatatgtattatttatacgtatatttattttaaaaaaaagtatgtcaTTCGTTATCAATAACACAGATATATTAACTACCTATCTTAGAACAGATGACCGcgtacatctataatataaaaatgagtcgctgaatgtgttgctaagcgcaaaactcgagaacggttggaccgatttcgctaattcttttttttaaatattccttgaagtacgaggatggttcttacggagagaaaaattcaaaaaaaaaaaaaaatttaaaatttcctgaaaaagtcaaaaaacaacacttttctatactcccatacaaaagatttgtgataatactttaaagtcaatttgaactttaataccatacgataaagtttgtgtt
Encoded proteins:
- the LOC123666064 gene encoding heat shock protein 68-like — encoded protein: MIVFRMKQIAEKFLGCKVDKAVITVPAYFSDYQRQATKFAGQIAGLEVIRIINEPTAAALAYGLNKDMSGEKNVLVYDLGGGTFDVSILSIGEESVYQVKAATGNIRLGGEDFDNRIVAHLIGDVRKRHGKEVKSPRALRRLKTAAERAKRLLTSANEDIVQVETLCEGIDYYATITRAEFERICSDLLTDTLHYVDQALFDAGMTKKDINDVILVGGSTRIPKIKQMISQFFNGVDLTASVNPDEAIACGAAIQAAIVSGDTSERLKKLLLIDVVPLSLGVETGHGLMFTVLRRNTPIPCSHVRQITTLEDYQDAMNIEVYEGERPLTKDNNLLGAFDLHHIPPAPRGVAKIDVTFEVDVNGILTVSTTDRTTGHFKSVTINNANRLTQQEVCKMIADAEKFREEDEENRVRLEVRNQLETYIYNAKRIMDDNSEEITAEEHYNITDECARELAWLEANPDCMREEYERRMSELLKRWALKLRRVEQTGQIYKRHRNDIGFSDPGH